Sequence from the Acidimicrobiales bacterium genome:
GACGGCGACCGGCCTACAGGCCCAATGCGGACTTGAGGTCCTTCAGCCGGGAGAGGCTCTCCCAGGTGAACTCCTTGTCGCTGCGCCCGAAGTGGCCGTAGGCGGCGGTGCGCCGGAAGATCGGCCGCCGCAGCTTGAGGTCGCGCACGATGGCGGCGGGGCGCAGGTCGAACACCTCGTTGACGGCGGTGCCGATCCTGATGGGGTCGACCTGCTCGGTGCCGAACGTCTCCACCATCACCGACACGGGCCGGGCCACCCCGATGGCGTAGGCGACCTGGATCTCGCAGCGCCGGGCGGCGCCGGCGGCGACCACGTGCTTGGCCGCCCACCGCGCCGCGTAGGCGGCCGACCGGTCGACCTTGGTGGGGTCCTTGCCGGAGAAGGCGCCGCCGCCGTGGCGGGCGGACCCACCGTAGGTGTCGACGATGATCTTGCGCCCGGTGAGCCCGGTGTCGGCGTGGGGGCCGCCCAGCTCGAACTTGCCGGTGGGGTTGGCCAGCACCCGGAACTTGTCCGCCGCGAACTGCTCGGGGAGCATCGGGTGGATGACGTGCTCGACCAGGTCGGGCTTGAGCAGCGTCTCCAGGTCGAGCCCAGGCTGGTGCTGGGTGGAGATGAGCACGGTGTCGAGGTGGACGGGACGGCCGTCCTCGTACGTGACCGTCACCTGGGTCTTGCCGTCGGGCCGCAGGTACGGGAGAACCCCCGCCTTGCGCACCTCCGAAAGGCGCTGGGCCAGCCGGTGCGCCAACCAGATTGGGAGCGGCATCAAGTCGTCGGTCTCGTCGCACGCGTAGCCGAACATCATCCCCTGGTCGCCGGCGCCCTGGGTCTCCAGGTCCTCGTCGCCCCCGTCGGCCACCCGCTGCTCGAGCGCCTTGTCCACGCCCTGGGCGATGTCGGGCGACTGCGGGTCGATGGAGGTGATGACCCCGCAGGTGTTGCCGTCGAAGCCGAAGGACTCCCGGTCGTAGCCGATGCCGCAGATCGTCTCGCGGACGATCTTCGGGATCTCGACGTAGGCCGTCGTGGTGATCTCGCCCGCCACCACGACCAGACCGGTGGTGAGGAGCGTCTCGCAGGCCACCCTCCCCATGGGGTCCTCGGCCAGGATGGCGTCGAGGATGGAGTCGGAGATCTGGTCCGCCATCTTGTCGGGATGGCCCTCCGTGACGGACTCGGACGTGAAGGTGGATCGGCTGCTCACGGAACGCTCCTCGTGAGGAGGACGACGGCATCGAGCACGGCGCGCGCCACCTCCCGCTTGTCGGTCAGGGGAACAGTCTGCTCGGTCCCGTCGGCGCCGACCAGCACGACCTCGTTGGTGTCGGCGTCGAACCCGGCCCCGGGCGCCGACACGTCGTTGGCGACGACCAGGTCGACGCCCTTGTCCGCCAGCTTGCGCCGGGCGGACGCGGCGAGGTCGGACGTCTCCGCTGCGAACCCCACGAGCACCTGGCCCGGGCGCCGGTCGCGACCGAGGGCGGCCAGGATGTCGGGCGTCGGCTCCAGGACGATCTCGGGCACGCCGTCGGCCTTCCTCAGCTTCCCGGCGACGGGCGCCCGGGGGCGGAAGTCGGCGACGGCGGCGGCCATGATCACGACGTCGGCGTGCGCGGCAGCGGCGAGCACGGCATCCTCCATCTCGGCCGCCGTCTCGACGCGCACGACGTCCACCCCGGCCGACGCCCGCCGGCGGGTGGTGGTGACGAGGGTGACGGCCGCGCCCCGGGCGGCCGCCTCGTCGGCCACGGCATGGCCCTGCTTGCCCGACGACCGGTTGCCCACGAAGCGCACGGCGTCGATCGGCTCGCGGGTGCCGCCCGCCGTCACCACCACCCGCCGCCCGGCCAGGTCCCGCGTGCGCGCCAGCACGCCGGCGACGGCGGCCACGATGTCGACCGGCTCGGCCAGGCGGCCGGCGCCCTCGTCGCCGCCGGCCAACCGGCCCACACCCGGCTCCACGACGGTGACGCCGCGGCGGCGCAGCACGGCGACGTTGCGACGCGTCGCCGGGTGCTCCCACATCTCGGTGTGCATGGCCGGGCAGGCCACCACCGGCGCCCGGGTGGCGAGCAGGGTGGCGGTGAGCAGGTCGTCGGAGATGCCGGCTGCATAGGCGCCCAGCAGGCGGGCGGTGGCGGGCGCCACCACGATCACGTCCGCCGCCCGTCCGAGGGTGGTGTGCGGGATGGGGTCGGCGTCGTCGAACAGCGACGTGCGGGCCCGCTCGGAGGCCAGCGCCGAGAACGTGACCTCCCCCACGAAGCGGGTGGCCCCCTCGGTGAGCACGGGCGACACGAAGGCGCCGGCGTCAACGAGGAGGCGGCACACCTCCACCGCCTTGTAGGCGGCGATCCCCCCGCACACCCCGAGCACGACCCGGCGGCCCCGTACGGCGGCCGGGTCGCCGGGCGCCCCGATGTCAGCCCTCCTCGGGGGCCCCGGCCGGCTCCTGGCGCTTGTAGCGGATCTTGTCGGCGGCGATCTCCTCGAGGGCGATCGACAGGGGCTTGCGCGAGACCGACGTCACCTGCGGGGGGACGATGGCGCCGAGCCCCTCACCCAGCTGGTTGAAGTACGAGTTGATCTGGCGGCCCCGCCGGGCGGACAGCGTGACGAGGGTGAACTTGGAGTCCACCTTGCCGAGCAGGCTCTCGACGGGCGGGTCCATCATCGTCTGGCGGCGGCGCTGGGCCATCGGCTCTCTCCATCTCGGGGTGCGGTCGCTTACGCGGCGCCCGCCGGGGTCACGGGCCCGGAGGCGCGGACCGGCGGGAACGAAGCAGTATACCGGCCAGCTCGTCGCCGGCCCGCTCGAGGTCGTCGTTGACGACCACGTGGTCGGCGAGCAGCCGTCCCTGCGCCTCCTCGTGGCCGGAGATGGCGAGCCGGCTGGCGATGGCGTCCTCGTCGTCCCCGCGCTTGCGCATGCGGGCGGCCAGCTCCTCGTGCGACGGCGGGACGACCAGGACCACCACCGCCTCGGGATGGCGCTCGCGCACCTGGGCCGCGCCCTGCACGTCGATCTCCAGGACGACGTCGGCCCCGGGCGGCGCGCCGGGCCACGGCGTGCCGTAGAGGTGACCGTTCGCCTCCAGCTCCGCCCACTCGAGGAACCCGCCCTCGTCGACGCGACGCTCGAACGTGGGCCGGTCGACGAAGACGTAGGCGTCGGCCGGCTCGCCCGGCCGGCGGGGCCGGGTGGTCCACGACCGGCTGATCCACACCCCGGGCACCTGCTCGCGCAGCCGCGACACCAGGGTCCCCTTGCCGACGCCCCCGGGCCCGGAGACGACGAGGATCAGGGCTTTCCGAGCTCCTTGAGCAGCCGGTCGCGCTGCTGCGCCCCGAGCCCCTGGAGGCGGCGCGTGGCGCTGATGCCCACGCTCTCCATGACCCGGCGGGCCTTCACCTTGCCCAGCCCCGGCAGCGACTCGAGCACGGCGACGACCTTGGTCTTGCCGACGACCTCGTCGCGATCGGCCAGCTCGAACAGTTCAGCGAGGTTGACGGAGCCCATCTTGAGCTTCTCCTTGAGCTCGGCTCGCTGGCGCCGGGCGGCGGCCGCCTTCTCGAGAGCGGCCTTGCGCGCCTCCGGGGAGAGTTCGGGAGGGAGCGGCACGCCGGGCACCCTAGCGCGGCGCCTGCGGCGCGTCCTGTGCCCGCTGGCGGCGTTCCAGGGAGAGCGGGCCGACGACTTCGGCGGCCGCCTTCGCCCGGTCGGCGGCCGCCGTCACGGCCCGGCCGATCACCAGCAGGTCGGCGCCCACGGCCAGCGCGCCCTGCGGTGTCGAGGTCCGCTTCTGGTCGTCGCGACTGGCGCCGGCGGGACGGATCCCGGGAACCACGGTGACCAGCCGCGGTGCGAGCAGCTTGGCCTCCCTGACGTCGGTGGCGGCGCAGACGATCCCCCGGCAGCCCGACTCGACCGCCGTCTGCACGCGCTTGCCGAGGACGTGGGGCGGGGCGTCGTCGTCGCTCGTGAGGACGGTGACGGCGAGGGCGATGGGCGGCGGCAGGCCGGCGTTGCTGGCGCCGTTGGCGAAACCCTCCACGCCCGCCCGCAGCATCGGGGACCCGCCGGCGGCGTGGAGCGTCACGTACGTGGCGCCCAAGGCGCCGACGACGTGGGCGGCCCGGCGCACGGTCGTCGGGATGTCGTGCAGCTTGAGGTCGAGGAACACCCGGTAGCCGCACTCGACCATCTCCACCACCGCATCCGGGCCGGCGGCGCTGAAGAGCTCGAGGCCGACCTTGGCCACCCCGAACCACGGGCGCACCTCCTTGGCGATCCGGGTGGCCTCGACCAGGTCGTCCACGTCGAGGGCGACGGCCAGCCGGTTGCGGACGTCGGCGTCGCGACGGGGAAGGGTCTCAACCTGGGTCATGGCTGGCTCCGATCAGATCAGCGAGTCGGGTGACATTGTGGCGCCGGCACCACTCCCGAAGCTCGTCGAGCACGCGGACCGGCGCGCGGGGGTCGGCGAAGGTGGCCGTGCCGACCTGAACGGCCGACGCCCCGGCGACGAGCAGCTCCACCGCGTCGGCACCCGTCGCGACGCCGCCCACGCCGATGATGGGCGCCTCGGGGAACGCGGCGCGGCACTCGTGGACGGCCCGCACCGCCACGGGGTGGATGGCCGGTCCCGAGAGGCCGCCTCCTCCAGCGCCCAGCACCGGCCTGCGGGTCACCGGGTCGATGGCCATCCCCATGACGGTGTTGATCAGGGTGAGCGCCGACGCCCCGGCTCCCAGGGCGGCTGACGCGATGGACGCCAGGTCGGTCACGTTGGGGCTCAGCTTGGCCCAGAGCGGCCGGCCGCAGGTGAGTGCCGCCGACACCGCATCGGCCGTCGCCGAGGCCGAGTGGGCGAACACCGATCGCCGCTCCTCCACGTTCGGGCACGACAGGTTCACCTCCACCGCGACCACCGCGGGCGGCGCGTCGGCCAGCATGGCCGCCGCCTTCCCGTACCCGTCCACCGACGTCCCCCAGATCGAGGCGACGACCCGGGCCCCGGTGGCGACCAGGGCGGGCAGGTCCCGCTCCATCCACCCCTCCACCCCCGGCCCCTGGAGCCCGACGCTGTTGAGCATGCCGGCGGCCGTCTCGTGCACGCGCGGCGCCGGGTTGCCCGGCCACGGGGAGGCCGACAACGACTTCACCACCACGGCCCCGAGCGTGGAGAGATCGAAGTACGCCGAAAGCTCGGCCCCGTGCCCAGAGGTCCCCGAAGCGGTGAGCACCGGGTTGGGCAAGGAGACCGCCCCCACGCGCGTCGACAGGTCCACGGCAACGTCCCGATGCGATCGCCTCACCGACGACCACCGACACACCCCGGCCCGGCCCCGTGCCGAAAGCGACCCGAAACCGGTGCCGTCCCCGATCCAGGTCCGGCCGGGCGGGCCCCACCACGGGACGAGGGAACCACCGACGAGGCACGCCGCCAACCCCCCACCCAGCGCGCCTCTCGCGTGGCGGCCGAGCCGGTGCGCCAGCCGCCCCGGTGGCCCGTACGGGAGGGGTCCCCATGGGTGGGGCCCCAGCGCAGCTGGGGAGGACCCATAGGGAGGGGCCCGTGAGGGACGGGACCCGGGCGGCCCGGGCGCGCCAGGCCCGGCGAACCTAGAGCGGGAGCCGTAGCTGGTCCCCCTCCAGGAACTCCTGGAGCGACCGCACCGACAAACCGTGCTTGCCCCAGTCGGCGATCCCGCCGGCGGCCGCGCGCGCCGCTGCCACGGTGGTCAGGCACGGGACGTTGTGCACGTTGGCCGCCGTGCGGATGTACGCCCCGTCGGCGCGCGGGCCCCGGCCGCGTGGCGTGTTGACCACCAACTGGACCTTGCCGCTGGCGATGAGGTCGACGGCCGTCGGCCCACCGCCGGGGTCGCCCACCTTCCCCACCACCGTCTCGACCGGCACGCCCTGGTGCTCGAGGAACGCCGCCGTCCCGGCCGTCGCCGCCAGCGTGAACCCCAGCTCGTAGAACCGGGCGGCGGCGGCCAGGCCGCCCTCCTTGTCGCGGTCGGCCAGCGAGAAGAAGACCGCCCCCGACTCGGGCAGGCGGTCCCCCGCCGCGATCTGGCTCTTGGCGAAGGCGAGCCCGAACGTGGTGTCGATGCCCATGACCTCGCCCGTCGAGCGCATCTCCGGGCCCAGCACCGTGTCGACGTCGGGGAACCGGCTGAACGGGAGCACCGCCTCCTTGACGCTCACGTGGCCGCCCTCGACCGGCGGGCGGAGGATGCCCTCCTCCCGCAGCTGCGCCAGCGTCGCTCCCGCCATCACCCGGGCCGCCACCTTGGCCAGCGCCACGCCCGTCGCCTTGGAGACGAACGGCACCGTCCGGCTGGCGCGGGGGTTGGCCTCGATGACGAACACCTGCCCGTGCTTGACCGCGTACTGGACGTTGAGCGGGCCGCGCACGTCGAGGGCGGTGGCGATGTCGCGCGTGTAGCCCTCGATCACCTCGACGACGGCGCGGGGCAGGGTGGGGGGCGGGATGACGCACGCCGAGTCGCCCGAGTGCACGCCCGCCTCCTCCACGTGCTCCATGACCCCGCCGATCACGACCTCGCCGGTGGCGTCGCGCACCGAGTCCACGTCGACCTCGACGGCGTCCTCCAGGAAGCGGTCCACCAGCACCGGCCGCGACGCCGACAGGCCGCCCTCGCGCCCGAGCGAGCCGAACCCTGCCATCTCGGCCATGGCCCGGCGCAGGCCGTCGTCGTCGTAGACGATCTCCATGGCCCGGCCACCGAGCACGTAGCTGGGGCGCACCAGGGCCGGGTAGCCGATGCGCTCCACGATGGCCAGGGCCGCCTCGACGGTCACGGCGGTGCCGCCCGCCGGCTGGGGGATCTCCAGGCGGGCGCAGAGCGCGTTCCAGCGCTCGCGGTCCTCGGCCAGGTCGATCGACTCGGGGCTGGTGCCGAGGACGAGCTCGGGCGGGAGGACGCTCGCCAGCTTGAGCGGCGTCTGCCCCCCCAGGGCCACGATGACGCCGGCCAGCTCGCCGCTGGCCCGCTCCGCCTCCACCACGTTGAGGACGTCCTCGGGCGTGAGGGGCTCGAAGTAGAGCCGGTCGCTGGTGTCGTAGTCGGTCGAAACCGTCTCGGGGTTGCAGTTGACCATGATCGTCTCGAAGCCGGCGTCGCGCAGGGCGAAGCTGGCGTGGACGCAGCAGTAGTCGAACTCGATGCCCTGGCCGATGCGGTTGGGGCCGGAGCCGAGGATGATCACCTTGCGCCGGTCGGACGCCACCACCTCGTCCTCGTCCTCGTAGGACGAGTAGTGGTACGGCGTGGCGGCCTCGAACTCGGCGCCGCACGTGTCCACCGTCTTGAACGTGGCGCGCACGCCGGCGCCCAGGCGGGCGGCGCGTACGGCCGCCTCGTCGGTGCCCCAGAGCCAGGCCAGCTGGGCGTCGCCGAAGCCGAGGCGCTTGGCCCGCCGCCACGCCCGCGGCGCCATCGACCCGAGTGACGCGGCCTCCAGCCGGCGGCGCTCCTCCACCACCATCGACAGCTGGTCGAGGAACCACGGGTCCACGCTGGTGGCCGCGGCCAGGCGCTCGACGGTGATGCC
This genomic interval carries:
- the metK gene encoding methionine adenosyltransferase — translated: MSSRSTFTSESVTEGHPDKMADQISDSILDAILAEDPMGRVACETLLTTGLVVVAGEITTTAYVEIPKIVRETICGIGYDRESFGFDGNTCGVITSIDPQSPDIAQGVDKALEQRVADGGDEDLETQGAGDQGMMFGYACDETDDLMPLPIWLAHRLAQRLSEVRKAGVLPYLRPDGKTQVTVTYEDGRPVHLDTVLISTQHQPGLDLETLLKPDLVEHVIHPMLPEQFAADKFRVLANPTGKFELGGPHADTGLTGRKIIVDTYGGSARHGGGAFSGKDPTKVDRSAAYAARWAAKHVVAAGAARRCEIQVAYAIGVARPVSVMVETFGTEQVDPIRIGTAVNEVFDLRPAAIVRDLKLRRPIFRRTAAYGHFGRSDKEFTWESLSRLKDLKSALGL
- the coaBC gene encoding bifunctional phosphopantothenoylcysteine decarboxylase/phosphopantothenate--cysteine ligase CoaBC, encoding MGAPGDPAAVRGRRVVLGVCGGIAAYKAVEVCRLLVDAGAFVSPVLTEGATRFVGEVTFSALASERARTSLFDDADPIPHTTLGRAADVIVVAPATARLLGAYAAGISDDLLTATLLATRAPVVACPAMHTEMWEHPATRRNVAVLRRRGVTVVEPGVGRLAGGDEGAGRLAEPVDIVAAVAGVLARTRDLAGRRVVVTAGGTREPIDAVRFVGNRSSGKQGHAVADEAAARGAAVTLVTTTRRRASAGVDVVRVETAAEMEDAVLAAAAHADVVIMAAAVADFRPRAPVAGKLRKADGVPEIVLEPTPDILAALGRDRRPGQVLVGFAAETSDLAASARRKLADKGVDLVVANDVSAPGAGFDADTNEVVLVGADGTEQTVPLTDKREVARAVLDAVVLLTRSVP
- the rpoZ gene encoding DNA-directed RNA polymerase subunit omega — translated: MAQRRRQTMMDPPVESLLGKVDSKFTLVTLSARRGRQINSYFNQLGEGLGAIVPPQVTSVSRKPLSIALEEIAADKIRYKRQEPAGAPEEG
- a CDS encoding guanylate kinase, which translates into the protein MILVVSGPGGVGKGTLVSRLREQVPGVWISRSWTTRPRRPGEPADAYVFVDRPTFERRVDEGGFLEWAELEANGHLYGTPWPGAPPGADVVLEIDVQGAAQVRERHPEAVVVLVVPPSHEELAARMRKRGDDEDAIASRLAISGHEEAQGRLLADHVVVNDDLERAGDELAGILLRSRRSAPPGP
- the mihF gene encoding integration host factor, actinobacterial type → MPLPPELSPEARKAALEKAAAARRQRAELKEKLKMGSVNLAELFELADRDEVVGKTKVVAVLESLPGLGKVKARRVMESVGISATRRLQGLGAQQRDRLLKELGKP
- the pyrF gene encoding orotidine-5'-phosphate decarboxylase yields the protein MTQVETLPRRDADVRNRLAVALDVDDLVEATRIAKEVRPWFGVAKVGLELFSAAGPDAVVEMVECGYRVFLDLKLHDIPTTVRRAAHVVGALGATYVTLHAAGGSPMLRAGVEGFANGASNAGLPPPIALAVTVLTSDDDAPPHVLGKRVQTAVESGCRGIVCAATDVREAKLLAPRLVTVVPGIRPAGASRDDQKRTSTPQGALAVGADLLVIGRAVTAAADRAKAAAEVVGPLSLERRQRAQDAPQAPR
- a CDS encoding dihydroorotate dehydrogenase; the encoded protein is MDLSTRVGAVSLPNPVLTASGTSGHGAELSAYFDLSTLGAVVVKSLSASPWPGNPAPRVHETAAGMLNSVGLQGPGVEGWMERDLPALVATGARVVASIWGTSVDGYGKAAAMLADAPPAVVAVEVNLSCPNVEERRSVFAHSASATADAVSAALTCGRPLWAKLSPNVTDLASIASAALGAGASALTLINTVMGMAIDPVTRRPVLGAGGGGLSGPAIHPVAVRAVHECRAAFPEAPIIGVGGVATGADAVELLVAGASAVQVGTATFADPRAPVRVLDELREWCRRHNVTRLADLIGASHDPG
- the carB gene encoding carbamoyl-phosphate synthase large subunit; this encodes MGRRDDLESILIIGSGPIVIGQASEFDYSGTQACRVLREEGYRVILANSNPATIMTDPEFADRTYVEPLSPDVLAAIVERERPDAVLPTLGGQTALNLAIALHERGVLEEFGVEMIGAKPEAIGTAENRDRFKEAMTEIGLAVPPSGFAYDLDEALEVGRDIGFPLIIRPSYILGGEGTGIAFSEEDLRRMAATGLAASPVSEILIERSIAGWKEYELEVMRDKADNCVVVCSIENVDPMGVHTGDSITVAPAQTLSDVEYQHMRDAAFACIRRIGVETGGSNIQFAINPGNGDMVVIEMNPRVSRSSALASKATGFPIAKIAARLAVGYTLDEIANDITRKTPASFEPTIDYVVTKIPRWAFEKFPGTRGVLGTRMQSVGEAMAIGRTFPESLQKGLRSLEHGRLGLNCDPAEAALDGVDDDDLVRMAALATPDRPFQLEAALRRGITVERLAAATSVDPWFLDQLSMVVEERRRLEAASLGSMAPRAWRRAKRLGFGDAQLAWLWGTDEAAVRAARLGAGVRATFKTVDTCGAEFEAATPYHYSSYEDEDEVVASDRRKVIILGSGPNRIGQGIEFDYCCVHASFALRDAGFETIMVNCNPETVSTDYDTSDRLYFEPLTPEDVLNVVEAERASGELAGVIVALGGQTPLKLASVLPPELVLGTSPESIDLAEDRERWNALCARLEIPQPAGGTAVTVEAALAIVERIGYPALVRPSYVLGGRAMEIVYDDDGLRRAMAEMAGFGSLGREGGLSASRPVLVDRFLEDAVEVDVDSVRDATGEVVIGGVMEHVEEAGVHSGDSACVIPPPTLPRAVVEVIEGYTRDIATALDVRGPLNVQYAVKHGQVFVIEANPRASRTVPFVSKATGVALAKVAARVMAGATLAQLREEGILRPPVEGGHVSVKEAVLPFSRFPDVDTVLGPEMRSTGEVMGIDTTFGLAFAKSQIAAGDRLPESGAVFFSLADRDKEGGLAAAARFYELGFTLAATAGTAAFLEHQGVPVETVVGKVGDPGGGPTAVDLIASGKVQLVVNTPRGRGPRADGAYIRTAANVHNVPCLTTVAAARAAAGGIADWGKHGLSVRSLQEFLEGDQLRLPL